One genomic region from Henningerozyma blattae CBS 6284 chromosome 2, complete genome encodes:
- the NAT5 gene encoding peptide alpha-N-acetyltransferase subunit NAT5 (similar to Saccharomyces cerevisiae NAT5 (YOR253W); ancestral locus Anc_8.697), with product MTNKLITLDTVYNSNIGSMEKIINCTLPVRYPHKFFQEVTSGSKDGNVYFSKLAYFNDVAVGTVKAKLIHNQKGGVLPQGVYIEVIAVLENYRQKGIGRELLAYIERECKSHFQHEILVHISVDNNNALQWYEKNGFQNDGIILKNYYQYSNAQISSDAYILKKYIP from the coding sequence ATGACAAATAAGTTAATCACATTAGATACCGTTTACAATTCTAATATAGGCTCtatggaaaaaataataaactgTACTCTTCCAGTAAGATATCCAcataaatttttccaagAAGTTACTTCAGGTAGTAAAGATGGCAATGTTTATTTTAGTAAGCTTGCATATTTCAATGACGTAGCTGTTGGTACTGTAAAGGCCaaattaattcataatCAAAAAGGTGGGGTATTACCTCAAGGTGTATATATTGAAGTAATAGCTGTTCTTGAAAATTATCGTCAAAAAGGTATTGGGAGAGAATTATTAGCGTATATAGAACGAGAATGTAAAAGTCATTTCCAACATGAAATTCTTGTTCATATATCAGTAGATAATAACAATGCTTTACAATggtatgaaaaaaatggatttcaaaatgatggaataatattaaaaaattattatcaatattctAATGCACAAATTTCTTCTGAtgcatatattttaaaaaagtatatcccataa
- the MRX4 gene encoding Mrx4p (similar to Saccharomyces cerevisiae YPL168W; ancestral locus Anc_8.696) has product MGLFYFNHIRSRAPIFQLKNRLYSTNIEHLIKNLDNNEVIKTTPDKKYRIHGKESVIRFRKALLEQADLENKSLGTNIEVSKKKHGIRVKDKNKGLDPGLIKKKNKSKHPIENSNKGLNLNISNKLNDTNTYHKSNFNNIYMPSHDIKNYDFITDMIRQMNQPHLDLKPVISTNDLKSSLANIEGKQSTKHISKKTSLPNSTTNLKQNKTNFHINNGTLHTLETYLVEKDKQTQEANVIRTIKREIELDNELQKEKLNSSTNSFSIERYFQPEKFVKDKKNKQQIEPKEFLIYDLGSQKNVKIIDPNKFDQAFFNINYKDIFSIINSSSRPPDEALGIINKVEQEGWKLVGDLYGESKFLIVFQRPLENVDSEIDTQKKTFQRLVTTSTLITVIMVCAFML; this is encoded by the coding sequence ATGGGTTTATTTTACTTCAATCACATTCGATCTAGAGCTCCTatctttcaattaaaaaatcgATTATATTCAACTAACATTGAACACCTTATTAAAAATCTTGACAATAATGAAGTAATTAAGACCACTCCtgacaaaaaatatagaatacATGGGAAAGAATCTGTTATAAGGTTTAGAAAGGCATTACTAGAGCAAGCAGATCTAGAGAACAAATCTTTAGGGACTAACATCGAAGTctcaaagaaaaaacatGGTATTAGGGtaaaagacaaaaataAAGGCTTAGATCCTGGATTGattaaaaagaagaataaaTCTAAACACCCtattgaaaattctaataaaggtttaaatttgaatatatccaataaattaaatgatacaAATACTTATCACAAATCGAATTTCAATAACATCTATATGCCTTCTCATGacataaaaaattatgattTTATAACAGATATGATTAGGCAAATGAATCAGCCCCATTTAGATTTAAAACCAGTGATTTCCAcaaatgatttgaaatctAGTCTTGCCAACATCGAAGGGAAACAGTCCACAAAACATATTTCGAAAAAGACTTCTTTACCTAATTCTACTAccaatttaaaacaaaataaaactaatttCCACATTAATAATGGTACACTTCACACCTTAGAGACATATTTAGTGGAGAAAGATAAGCAAACTCAAGAAGCAAATGTTATTAGAACTATCAAAAGAGAAATTGAATTGGATAATGAACTacaaaaggaaaaattaaattcatcaacaaactctttttcaattgagaGATATTTCCAACCagaaaaatttgtaaaagacaaaaaaaacaagcAGCAAATAGAAcctaaagaatttttaatttatgaTCTAGGAAGTCAAAAGAATGTAAAAATTATCGAtccaaataaatttgatcaagctttcttcaatattaacTACAAAGATATATTCTCTATTATTAACAGCTCATCACGACCTCCAGATGAAGCATTaggaattattaataaagtCGAGCAAGAGGGTTGGAAATTAGTGGGTGACTTATATGGTGAATCTAAATTCTTAATTGTTTTCCAGAGACCGTTAGAGAATGTAGATTCTGAAATTGACACACAGAAGAAAACATTCCAACGTTTAGTTACTACTAGTACACTAATCACAGTAATTATGGTATGTGCGTTTATGctatga
- the TMA16 gene encoding Tma16p (similar to Saccharomyces cerevisiae TMA16 (YOR252W); ancestral locus Anc_8.695): protein MPVSKSLAKIKKNLKSGTKKATIHPKGRKFQQLTRATLRDEKIAAKKKAHNERKSNELARVKFIQDIINSDSFKEQMTFSLKELSIFIQQFIDRDDDELNELKKKRRSNRPPTNRQLLLDHKKSLEMEEFKKGFLCPDLLDEKNVEFLRGWNLSFGGMSTLKLIRVDSQGNQTLINEVNTADVDME, encoded by the coding sequence ATGCCTGTATCTAAATCGCTAgctaaaattaaaaaaaatttaaaaagtGGTACAAAGAAAGCCACCATTCATCCAAAGGGTCGTAAGTTTCAACAATTAACAAGAGCCACATTACGTGACGAAAAGATTGCCGCCAAGAAAAAGGCACATAATGAACGTAAATCTAATGAACTAGCTCGTgtaaaatttattcaagATATCATAAATTCTGATAGTTTCAAAGAACAAATGACTTTCAGTCTGAAAGAattatctatttttattcaacaatttattgatagagatgatgatgaattaaatgaattgaaaaagaagagaAGATCAAATAGGCCACCAACAAATAGACAGTTGTTATTGGATCATAAAAAATCTCTAGAAATGGAAGAATTCAAAAAGGGTTTCTTATGTCCGGATCTTTTGGATGAAAAGAACGTTGAATTTTTAAGAGGTTGGAATTTATCATTTGGCGGTATGTCCACTTTAAAATTGATCAGGGTTGATAGTCAAGGTAATCAAacattaattaatgaagtTAATACTGCTGACGTAGATATGGAATAG
- the BEM4 gene encoding Bem4p (similar to Saccharomyces cerevisiae BEM4 (YPL161C); ancestral locus Anc_8.685) has protein sequence MDYEDILFGLQPIINASNVEDIPLQDVYLEGYLTVLDQLAVSLRAPDNRNVIGQSGLFSQLLRVLQSFLDICFHSQDTTGDQLTLFKLVSELIRCIANGLVDNDDNRKILIDGDITSEIKLEKKIRLIDYYIPRIFNLDSITNSDDTDKLLSTLQMRSIVLVKNLILENDNLIKRFSTYLRGPLFKLLLKYQPLINDEYEILLLASEILVDILDIHSEDTTVSNISILTEFIVKVAPLISSIDIGDASEENESHDASEMMEEIDDPFTDLILNFTKCLEIILEKNLKINFQNLDDQVLKIQTNLFESLNILFPKEFYNKLIVMRRLSSSVGYVSSNLTISNVNERHLCYNIIKSSQNGYQLAAAFILLSNSINSKQDADLILNDIPISLLIEKTSFIKDPMQFQGFLDLLRKLLSITIAMTLTQDELYKLAIVLKVIQDQTKYFTNLLPLLSSLLKKLITVLPSSMIQKLISSNDTCPILDIILENESLTSALSLDKLLVARTDTKDEILMKLWDKVFKFDENSSNGNNISISYLFQISKTLGIYFKNIESKCSKESDKLIVSHFKDILLVLETLLPLKNNEDNASKSGFNNGKFVAGMILKVISNYDILTSEETQLKDICSSFF, from the coding sequence ATGGATTACGAAGATATCTTATTTGGACTTCAACCAATTATAAATGCCTCCAATGTTGAGGACATCCCATTACAAGATGTATATTTGGAGGGATATCTTACTGTATTGGATCAGTTGGCTGTCTCCTTAAGAGCACCTGATAATAGAAACGTAATAGGTCAATCAGGATTGTTTTCTCAATTATTGAGAGTGTTACAATCATTCTTGGATATTTGTTTCCATTCGCAAGACACCACTGGAGATCAATTAACCCTTTTCAAGTTAGTCTCCGAACTTATTAGATGTATAGCTAATGGTCTTGtggataatgatgataatagaAAGATTCTAATTGATGGTGATATAACTTCAGAAATAAAGCTTGAGAAGAAAATTCgattaattgattattatataccaagaatatttaatttagatTCTATTACAAATTCTGATGATACTGATAAATTATTGTCCACTTTACAAATGAGATCAATTGTTCttgtgaaaaatttaattctcGAAAACGACAATTTGATTAAAAGATTCTCCACCTATTTAAGAGGTCCCCTATTTAAATTACTATTGAAATATCAAcctttaataaatgatgaatatgaaataCTTTTATTAGCTTCAGAGATTTTGGTTGATATCTTAGACATTCATTCCGAAGATACTACTGTTTCTaatatatcaattttaaCAGAGTTCATTGTAAAAGTGGCTCCTTTGATATCTAGTATAGATATAGGAGATGCTAgtgaagaaaatgaatctCATGATGCTAGTGAAATGATGGAGGAAATTGATGACCCATTTACTgatttgatattaaattttactAAATGTTTGGAAATCATATTggagaaaaatttaaagattaattttcaaaatttagatGATCAAGtcttaaaaattcaaacaaatttatttgaatctttgaatatattatttcccaaagaattttataataaattaattgtaaTGAGAAgattatcatcatctgtTGGTTATGTATCATCCAATTTAACTATTTCAAATGTTAATGAAAGACATTTATGTTacaatatcattaaaagtTCTCAGAATGGTTATCAATTAGCAGCAgcatttattttattatcaaattcaattaatagtAAACAAGACGCAGATCTTATCCTCAACGATATCCCAATCTCtctattaattgaaaagacTAGTTTTATCAAAGATCCAATGCAGTTCCAAGGATTCTTGGATCTGTTAAGAAAATTGTTATCAATAACTATAGCAATGACTTTAACTCAAGATGAATTATACAAATTAGCCATTGTATTGAAAGTGATTCAAGatcaaacaaaatatttcacaaatttattacctttattatcttccctattgaaaaaattaattactGTTTTACCAAGTTCTATGATCCAAAAACTAATCTCATCGAACGATACTTGTCCTATTTTAgatataatattagaaaatgaaagtTTAACCTCAGCACTATCATTAGATAAGTTGTTAGTAGCTAGAACAGATActaaagatgaaatattaatgaaattatggGATAAAGtctttaaatttgatgaaaattcttcaaatggaaataatatttcgATATCATACCTTTTCCAAATAAGTAAGACATTGGggatatattttaaaaacattGAATCAAAATGTTCAAAAGAAAGTGACAAACTTATAGTTTCACATTTTAAAGACATTCTTTTGGTTTTAGAAacattattaccattaaaaaataatgaagataatgCATCGAAAAGTGGCtttaataatggtaaattCGTAGCTGGGATGATCCTGAAAGTTATATCCAATTATGATATCTTGACATCAGAAGAAACTCAATTAAAAGACATTTGTAGTAGctttttttaa
- the ENV9 gene encoding Env9p (similar to Saccharomyces cerevisiae YOR246C; ancestral locus Anc_8.684), whose product MVRFDPDTLPYYNPEFERKVAIVTGGNSGIGWYTVLHLYMHGFTVYIFGRNSNRVNKATNEITTEAKRRYISLNAKIKKDGTPNIENRYMGNINYIHADLADLKSVEHACKKFIKLEHQLDVLINNAAVMALPYEITKDGFELQMQTDYISHFLLTMRLLPLLKRTNGRLINLSSLGHILELWYWPMNQTWNFKPNMIFTWFRYAMAKTALIQFTKMISIKNPDILCLSIHPGLMMNTNLFSYWTRLPIVGIFFWALFQIVSYFFGVSNEEGSLATIRCALSEDLCYESDNGKYFSTGGVESRPSYVANNLDDAASTWIWTIHQLRDRGFEI is encoded by the coding sequence ATGGTAAGATTCGACCCTGATACACTGCCGTATTATAACCCAGAGTTTGAAAGAAAAGTGGCCATTGTCACGGGTGGTAATAGTGGAATTGGATGGTATACCGTCTTACATTTATATATGCATGGGTTTAccgtatatatatttggtAGAAACTCTAATCGAGTTAATAAAGCCACAAATGAAATAACTACTGAAGCTAAGAGAAGATATATTAGTTTGAACGctaaaataaagaaagatgGTACACCTAACATAGAAAATAGATATATGGgtaatatcaattatattcatgCAGATTTGGCTGATTTGAAATCAGTAGAACATGCATGtaagaaatttattaaattggaACATCAATTAGAtgtattaataaataatgctGCAGTAATGGCTCTACCATATGAAATTACTAAGGATGGGTTTGAATTACAAATGCAAACAGATTATATATCACATTTTCTACTGACTATGAGGTTATTGCctcttttaaaaagaacaaaCGGTAgattaatcaatttatcATCTCTGGGTCATATCCTAGAATTATGGTATTGGCCGATGAATCAAACATGGAATTTTAAACCTAATATGATCTTTACTTGGTTCCGGTACGCTATGGCGAAGACTGCTTTGATTCAGTTCACTAAGATGATTTCTATTAAAAACCCGGATATCTTATGTCTCTCGATTCACCCTGGTTTAATGATGAACACAAATCTATTTAGTTATTGGACAAGATTACCCATTGTAGGGATATTCTTTTGGGCACTTTTCCAAATAGTTTCATATTTCTTTGGAGTCTCTAATGAAGAAGGTTCTCTAGCAACGATACGTTGTGCCTTATCTGAAGATTTATGTTATGAATCAGATAATgggaaatatttttcaacagGCGGTGTGGAATCAAGACCAAGTTATGTGGCAAATAACCTTGATGATGCAGCTTCCACATGGATTTGGACTATTCATCAACTAAGAGATAGAGGGTTTGAAATATGA
- the CDC60 gene encoding leucine--tRNA ligase CDC60 (similar to Saccharomyces cerevisiae CDC60 (YPL160W); ancestral locus Anc_8.683) yields MSAATEAKGMVLENTARRDALIAIEKKYQKLWAEEHQFEIDAPSIDDEPVTIDSEELQKKYPKFMSTMAYPYMNGVLHAGHCFTLSKVEFSIGFERMNGKRALFPLGFHCTGMPILACADKLKREAELFGTDFLNVPVEDEDEEQAAAAKASEEAAKQGSEDVTKFKAKKSKAQAKKGRGKYQFEIMMQLGIKREDVIKFADAQYWLTYFPPLCQEDCSAIGSRIDWRRSFITTDANPYYDSFVRWQMNKLKKAGKIKFGERHTIYSEKDGQPCMDHDRQSGEGVGPQEYVGIKILATELAPEAEKIISACSDLDKSKKLYFIAASLRPETMYGQTCCFVSPKIEYGIFDAGDSYYITTERAFKNMSYQKISPKRGYYKPVLTVNGKAFIGTKIEAPLSAFKTTRILPMESVIATKGTGVVTCVPSNSPDDYMTTKDLLNKPEFYGIDKSWVIEDILPIIHTEKYGDLTAEAVCKELKIQSPRDKSALLEAKKLGYKEDFYNGTMIYGKYKGKTVEEAKNLTKADMLSANQLFIYNEPESPVISRSGDDCIVSLEDQWYIDYGEKAWRAQAEECLTGIQTFAPEVKNAFEGVLDWLKNWAVSRTYGLGTRLPWDEKYLVESLSDSTIYHSFFTISHLLFKDYAGKELGPLGIKPEQMTDDVYDYIFQHTEEIKSDIPLRNLQILRREFEYFYPLDVSISGKDLIPNHLTFFIYIHVALFPKKFWPKGIRANGHLMLNNAKMSKSTGNFMTLAQIVEKYGADASRIALADAGDTIEDANFDESNANAAILRLFNLKEWAEEMVKNSSELRTGPMDNFFDVAYENEMNQLIELSYKYYGLTHYKTALKYGLFDFQTARDYYRESCGVMHKDLVFRYIEAQTLLLAPIAPHFADYIYRELLGKKTSVQNAKFPRANKPVDKNVIDAVEYVRNVQRAIREAEGQALKKKKGKTSDVDQSKPVKLTLLVAESFPEWQEGCLEVVREMFANQTLDDNKKIKEKINPKEMKRAMPFISLLKQRLTTQSPEEVFDRELSFNEIDTIKATKENLRKAAQLLKIEEFKVLSFPHGSKNGKDIFTGEEEPLPNTAKILENAIPGAPGVVVQNI; encoded by the coding sequence ATGTCTGCTGCTACTGAAGCTAAAGGTATGGTTCTCGAGAACACTGCTCGTAGAGATGCCTTAATTgccattgaaaaaaaataccaaAAACTTTGGGCTGAAGAACACCAATTTGAGATCGATGCCCCAAGTATTGATGATGAACCAGTCACTATCGATTCTGAAGAGTTGCAAAAGAAATATCCAAAATTCATGTCTACTATGGCTTACCCATATATGAATGGTGTTTTACACGCTGGTCATTGTTTTACTTTATCCAAAGTCGAGTTTTCTATCGGTTTTGAAAGAATGAATGGTAAGAGAGCTTTATTCCCATTAGGGTTCCATTGTACTGGTATGCCAATTTTAGCTTGTGCtgataaattgaaaagagaAGCTGAATTATTCGGTACTGATTTCTTAAATGTCCCagttgaagatgaagatgaggaACAAGCTGCTGCCGCTAAGGCTTCAGAAGAAGCTGCTAAACAAGGTAGTGAAGATGTCACCAAATTTAAGGCTAAGAAGTCTAAGGCTCAAGCTAAGAAAGGCCGTGGgaaatatcaatttgaaattatgaTGCAATTAGGTATCAAGAGAGAAGATGTCATCAAATTTGCTGATGCTCAATATTGGTTAACTTATTTCCCACCTTTATGTCAAGAAGATTGTTCTGCAATTGGTTCCCGTATCGATTGGAGACGTTCATTTATTACTACTGATGCTAATCCATACTATGATTCCTTTGTTAGATGGcaaatgaataaattaaagaaagccggtaaaattaaatttggtGAACGTCATACTATATATTCAGAAAAGGATGGTCAGCCATGTATGGATCACGATAGACAATCTGGTGAAGGTGTTGGTCCACAAGAATATGTAGGTATTAAGATTTTAGCTACTGAACTTGCTCCAGAAGCTGAAAAGATCATCTCTGCTTGTTCTGACTTGGACaaatctaaaaaattatatttcattGCTGCCAGTTTAAGACCAGAAACTATGTACGGTCAAACTTGTTGTTTTGTATCTCCAAAAATTGAATACGGTATCTTTGATGCTGGTGACAGTTATTACATTACTACCGAACGTGCTTTTAAAAACATGTCATATCAAAAGATAAGTCCAAAGAGAGGTTATTACAAACCTGTTTTAACTGTTAATGGTAAAGCTTTCATCGGTACTAAGATTGAAGCGCCATTATCTGCCTTTAAAACTACTAGAATTTTGCCAATGGAATCTGTTATTGCCACAAAGGGTACTGGTGTTGTCACTTGTGTTCCATCTAATTCTCCAGATGATTACATGACCACCAAGgatttattgaataaacCAGAATTTTATGGTATTGATAAATCTTGGGTTATCGAAGACATCTTACCAATTATTCACACTGAAAAGTATGGTGATTTAACTGCTGAAGCTGTCTGTAAAGAATTAAAGATTCAATCTCCGAGAGATAAGAGTGCTTTACTTGAAGCCAAGAAATTAGGTTACAAGGAAGATTTCTACAACGGTACTATGATTTACGGTAAATACAAGGGTAAGACTGTCGAAGAAGCCAAGAACTTGACTAAAGCTGATATGTTATCTGCcaatcaattatttatctATAATGAACCTGAATCTCCAGTTATTTCACGTTCTGGTGATGACTGTATTGTTTCCTTAGAAGATCAATGGTATATTGATTATGGTGAAAAAGCTTGGAGAGCTCAAGCTGAAGAATGTCTAACTGGTATTCAAACTTTTGCCCCAGAAGTTAAAAACGCTTTTGAAGGTGTCTTAGATTGGTTGAAAAACTGGGCTGTCTCTAGAACATACGGTTTGGGTACTCGTTTACCTTGggatgaaaaatatttggtagAATCTTTATCTGATTCCACTATTTATCATTCTTTCTTCACTATTTctcatttattatttaaagattatgCTGGTAAAGAACTTGGTCCATTAGGTATCAAGCCAGAACAAATGACTGATGATGTTtatgattatattttcCAACATactgaagaaattaaatcagACATTCCGTTAAgaaatttacaaattttaagAAGAGAATTCGAATATTTCTATCCATTAGATGTTTCTATTTCTGGTAAGGATTTAATTCCAAACCATTTAACTTTCTTCATTTATATCCATGTTGCTTTATTCCCAAAGAAATTCTGGCCAAAGGGTATTAGAGCTAATGGTCATTTAATGTTGAATAATGCAAAGATGTCTAAATCTACTGGTAACTTTATGACTTTGGCACAAATCGTTGAAAAATATGGTGCTGATGCTTCTCGTATTGCTTTAGCCGATGCTGGTGATACTATTGAAGATGCAAACTTCGATGAATCCAATGCTAATGCTGCCATTTTAAGATTGTTTAACTTAAAGGAATGGGCTGAAGAAATGGTCAAGAATTCTTCTGAATTAAGAACTGGTCCAATGGATAACTTCTTTGATGTTGcttatgaaaatgaaatgaatCAACTAATTGAATTAAGTTACAAATATTACGGTTTGACTCATTACAAGACTGCTTTGAAATACGGTTTATTTGACTTCCAAACTGCTAGAGACTATTACCGTGAATCTTGTGGTGTTATGCATAAGGATTTGGTTTTCCGTTACATTGAAGCTcaaactttattattagctCCAATTGCCCCACATTTTGCTGATTATATTTACCGTGAATTATTGGGTAAGAAAACTTCTGTTCAAAACGCTAAATTCCCACGTGCCAATAAACCAGTTGATAAGAATGTTATTGATGCTGTGGAATATGTAAGAAATGTCCAAAGAGCTATTAGAGAAGCTGAAGGTCAAgctttaaagaaaaagaaggGTAAGACTTCTGATGTTGATCAATCAAAACCAGTTAAATTAACTTTATTAGTTGCTGAATCTTTCCCAGAATGGCAAGAAGGTTGTTTGGAAGTTGTTCGTGAAATGTTTGCCAACCAAACTTTAGATGACAACAAGAAGATTAAGGAAAAAATCAATCCAAAGGAAATGAAGCGTGCTATGCcatttatttctttgttGAAACAACGTTTAACTACCCAATCACCAGAAGAAGTCTTTGATAGAGAATTAAGCTTCAATGAAATTGATACTATTAAAGCTACTAAGGAAAACTTAAGAAAAGCTGcacaattattaaagattgaagaatttaaagttttatcTTTCCCACATGGTTCAAAGAATGGTAAGGATATATTTACTGGTGAAGAAGAACCTTTACCAAATACCGCtaaaattttggaaaatgcTATTCCAGGTGCCCCTGGTGTTGTTGTTCAAAACATTTAA
- the PET20 gene encoding Pet20p (similar to Saccharomyces cerevisiae PET20 (YPL159C); ancestral locus Anc_8.682) yields MWKNRCLLSNTKNFYQPSRVSRFKSNLIQLRNESSFNYLNTRSVVEKSTIKQSKRKLKNASYNNTSNTNEVVVGNNDTTTSTLPNINELASTDSSTFSEQINVNNTISNDTIPQQTSPTTTNIPTNTIQDSQILSHSNILKTSSTNNIPKIKNPNVQKIKPIDYSWLPKVPTLKNLKQRDVMTNVLYSGYRPLSIDFKALNDPTNIYDPYSSPNGSSTLYEFAMQLQSLSEIFPWMSSAAGLEVYSEWDSIPIEVLKKLKPLQSPQMIKLSKNQFSNDIDDEDTLLKKISQNLINSKINDSVNPKKGRKRPIVTLLQKKKKLES; encoded by the coding sequence ATGTGGAAAAATCGTTGCCTACTGAGTAATaccaaaaatttttatcaacCGTCAAGAGTATCTAGATTCAAATCCAATCTTATTCAATTAAGAAATGAATCTTcctttaattatttaaatactaGATCGGTTGTAGAGAAATCTACTATAAAACAAtccaaaagaaaattgaaaaatgcaagttataataatacttcaaaTACCAATGAAGTTGTAGTTGGTAACAATGATACTACTACTTCAACTTTACCAAATATCAATGAACTAGCCTCTACAGATTCGTCTACGTTTTCCGAACAAATTAATGTTAACAATACCATTTCTAATGATACCATACCACAACAAACAAGCCCAACAACCACTAATATTCCTACTAATACTATTCAAGATTCACAGATATTATCtcattctaatattttgaaaacatcttctactaataatattccaaagattaaaaatCCAAATGTCCAAAAGATAAAACCAATCGATTATTCTTGGTTACCAAAAGTACCtactttgaaaaatttgaaacaaaGAGATGTAATGACAAATGTCTTGTATTCAGGCTATAGACCACTTTCGATAGATTTCAAAGCTTTAAACGATCCAACAAACATTTATGATCCATATAGTTCACCTAACGGTTCTAGTACTTTATATGAATTTGCAATGCAATTACAATCCTTAAGTGAAATTTTTCCTTGGATGTCTTCTGCTGCTGGTTTAGAAGTTTACTCAGAATGGGATTCCATACCGATTGAagttttaaagaaattaaagcCTTTACAGTCTCCacaaatgataaaattatccaagaatcaattttcaaatgatatagatgatgaagatactcttttgaaaaaaatatctcaaaatttaatcaattctaaaattaatgattctGTGAATCCAAAAAAGGGTAGAAAGAGACCCATAGTAACTTTattacaaaagaaaaaaaaattggaatcATAA